TCGCGGTCGTGAGAGCCACCGCCGCGGCCACGGCGAGGTCGTCGTGCGCTCCGGGGCGGTGGTCAATCCGATCCCGCCCGCTCGTGCCGCGGCGGCGCTCGAGGCCTCGCAGCTCGCGCAGGAGGCCGGGGTGGTCCAGGAGCACGGCGCCGCCGGCGTTGACCAGCGCGAGCAGGTCCAGGTAGACGACACTCTTGTCCCGAGATGCGATGTACTCGATGCCGTGCGCCCGGAACTGCTCAGCCACGAACTCGCCGGCGTAACGGTCACCAAACACGGCCCCGCACCCATAGGTTGCTAGGATGTCGCTGCACTCTGCGATCACCCTCGAAGGATTGAAGGGCGGCGCCCACGCCCGGGCCAGGTCCAGCACCGCCCGCTGGCCGTCATGGTGCCCGATGCTGAGGCCGAAGCGGTCCCGCCGGCCACCGGAGGGGTCGCAGCCCGCGACGTAGAGGGTGCCGGGCGCCGGCGGGCGCTCGCGGATACCGTCGGGCACGAGCCCGTCGAACACGTCCGGGTCGAACAGCGCCGCGAGGCCGGCGCGGAACTCGCCGAGCACTTCGCTCCGGTACGCTTCGGGATCGTCCTGCATCCGCTCCAGGTAGTTGGCGGGAATGAGCGGGTTCATCTCGGGCGCGCTCGCCTGCCAGACGAGCACCAGAGAGTCGTCCCGGCCGTAGTGCTGGTGATAGAGGTCCCACAACGCCCCGCTTTGCCCGTAGGGGCTCGACAAGACGATCAGGCGCCCGCCCGTGGTCGCAAGACAGGGCCGGAGCGCGCGCAACATTTCCACGTCGGTTGCCCGGCCCTCGCTCGTGATGAAGTGCGCCAGCTCGTCCACCGTGCCGACGCACCCCCGCACGCCGCGGATGGCGGCGGGCCGGCAGGGGTACGCCGCCAGCACCACTCCGTTGTCGAGCCGGAGGGTGTCCGCGGTCTGCGCCACAACCGCCTTGGCAAGCGTCGGCAACATCTCGAAGGGGGCGCGCGCGTAGCGCAAGAGCGTGCGGATGGCGCCCAGGTGATCCTGGCCGATCAAGAGCGCGTATATTTCCGTCCCGTCGTGCTGAGCGGTGGCGACGACGGCCTCGAAGTCGGCGATGAGGGCCGCCACCCGACTTTTGCCCGACTGCCGGCCGACCACCACGACCCCCTCGGGGTATCCCCCCGGCGGGGGCGCATAGCGGGAGCGCCCCGTGTGGTGGCGGAAGATGCCCTCCTCCTCCAGGTCCATCGGAAGCCCGTAGACGGCTTTAAGGAAGACGATCCACCGGCGCCATGTCGTCAAGTCGCGGAACGCCGGCAGGCCGCCGAACACGGCAGGATCGGCGAGCGCCTCGATGATCGTCACGCCGCGCCCCCGCGGAGCCGCGCCAGGGCGGGATCAACGGCTGAGCGGCGCCCCCGGGCGGCCAGGGCCCGGAGCGTAGCGAGGGCCTGGGCTGCGCTGGCATCGTCGAGAGCCGCCCGGCGGGCCGCCCGCTCGACCTGTCGCGGCGACGGGCGCCGGCCCCGGCCCGCTCGGCGTTGCTCCACCAGCTCGGCCCACACCCGCGCGGCCTCGCCGGCCCTGAGGCTGAGCAGAGCGACGCGGGCGGCCTCCCGCCGGAGCAGCGCGTCGCCGTCGATCCCGAGCCCGGCCAGGAGCGCGAGGTACCCGTGTCGATAGCCTCTCGCCAGGGGGCCGCGGTGGTCCCGGAAGACCCGCACCAACCCGCTCCTCAATGGCCGGCTCACGATCTGCCCCCAACCGCGACGGTATCCGCCCTGCATGCGCTCCCGACCGCGCCCGGATCGCACGCCGAAGGCGCCCCGATCCCCGCCCTCAGACGCTTCGCGCGCGCCTTCTGGACGCCTTCCGCGCCCCGCTCGCCAGCACTCGCGTGGGCGCCCCTGTGCGTCACGAGGAGCACGTCCAAGTCGTCTCGGAGCACGAGGATAGCTCTCATGCCCGGTACTCGGACCACAGGCAACGCGCCGGCCACGATCAGGCGCCAGAGACCGCGGACTGGCACGCCCGAGTAGCTCGACGCGACTCGGAGCGGGAGCCCGCGCCCCCACCCGTGCTGAGACGGCAAAGACGTAGCAAAGACGCGCGATTCAGCCGCGTCTTCCGCGGCTCCGAGGGCCGCGCCCTGGATTCCAACTCCACCAGGCGGCGGTGCTGAGAGCGTGCGGCGACGGCCCGCACGGCGCCGCAGACGGCGGCTCGCAGCGGCCAGCCGCGGCTCGGCGGCGGTGCCGTTGCCTGGCGCGACGATCGGGCTCGCGGGGACGCTCACGCCGAGGACTCCTCGGTGGAACGTGAGAGGTTGAGTCGGGGGTCCCCGAGGCGGTGGGCGGGGGCGGCTGGCGCGGCGACGCCGATCGCCGCAGCAATGATCGCCGCACTATATATACCGTGTGCGGTAGTGCGGTGAAAACCACGGGAGGGGCGCCCTTTTCCGTTGGGGGCGTCCTCCCTCTTCGGGCTCGGAAGGCTTCGCCGCAGATGGTGTGCTGCGGCGGTAATTCGGTGATTGGCGCGGAGTTTCATCCGTTCGCCTCGTCCATCGACGCACACGGTGCTTGCGGCGAAACCGGCAAGGCCGAGTAGCGAGCGGTCTTGCCCTTGCCGGCTTGGGACGCCTGACCGGCCTTCAGGAGGGCCGAAACGTGCCGGAGCACGCTATCTGCTGAGAGGGTTATATCCTTGGCCTTCAGGAGGGCGACGATCTCGCCGGTGGCGAGCGCGGCCCCGGCGTCCCGCAGGATGGCGAGCACGGCGTCGCGGTTCCTGGCGCCGGTGGCCCGACGGGCATCGGCGAGGTCCTCGACGGAGCCAGCGAAACTGAACTTTTCCTCGCCGCTGCCCGGCGGGGTCACGGCGAGAAAGAACCGCCGAGTTTCCATGTCTTTGCCCTCGACGAACACCTCAATCCGGCGCCCAGCTTCGACGACATCGAGCATCACGACATGCTCGGCGGCCTGCCACTTCTGCGGGGGGCCGAAGATATCGGCCGAGGAGAGCGGCTGCCCGTCCGGTCGGTTCTTGCGGGAATGGTCGACGACGATCACCAGGCCGTCGATGTCCTCACAGAGCTGCACGACGACTGCGACGAGCCGGGCCTGGTCGTGCGCGCCAAGGGGATCAGCGGACGGGGAGAGAGCGGTCCACGTATCGAGCACCACCATGGTGATCCCGAGGGACCGGCAGGTGTTCCGGAGCCAGGTGATATGCTCCGGGTTCGCCAGGTCGAGATGGGGGCGGATCACGAACACGATGGCCCCGGGCTCGGGGCGCTCCGTCCAGGCACTCAGGATGTCGGCCCGGCGACCGTCAAGCCGTGCGCCGCCGTCCTCGCGCGAGACATAGAGGATCTTCGGGAAGGTCCGGACGAGGAACTTCTTGGCGACGGCGGAGCGCCGGCACGCGATCGCCAGGCAGACGTAAAGGGCGAGGAGACTCTTGAATCGCTTGGGCAAGCCGCCCCACCACACAATCCCCTTGGCGGGCAGCAGGCTTTCGATCAGCTCGGCGATCGCGGGGAACTCCCACGGATCAGCGCCATCGTGAAGCGACCAAGCCGGAGCGCCCACGGCCGGATCGCCTGAGTCCTCAGCGGACGCGGAGCGCTGCGCGTCCTTCACGGCGAGGTCGCGGACGATCTGCCGCGCCTCGGCGGCCGGGAACGGCGGCGAGCAGCGAGCCGCGAAGCCGAGGAGGATTTGTTCAACCTCGGGCGCTGTGATGCCGAGTCCGAGGAAGTGCCCAGCGATGCGCGCGGCGACGGCGTGGCGCTGACCGTCCGGGGCGCCGGCCAGGAGATCCGCCCAGTCGGTCGCCTCGCCAGGCTCTCCATCACCATTCGAGGAGCTGGCCGGCGCGAAGGCGAGCGCCAAGAGCCAGGTGGGCATCGACGCGAGCGTCGTCTCGAACAGCGGCGCGTCGGGATCGTCGCGGTACGTGGCGCCGCTCACATGCGCCGAGGGCGGCAGGAGCACATACGCGCCCGCGGCCCGCACGTCCACGCCGGGGCCGATCTTGCCGACACTATTTCGGAGCCCGGAGACCGGCGCGAAGAACAAATGTCTGCCACCACCGCCGCTCAGGACTCGCGGCGTGACGGGGAGCGCCCCGCACTGCTGCTCGAGCTCGGCGAGCGTGAGGTCGCCGCCGTGGCGCGGGTCGACGTCGAGCACTGTGCACCAGGTCGTCGGTGTCGCGATGCCGGCGCTCAGGTGGCGCGTCCACCAGCGGCGGATGATCGCCGCGACCGTCGTCGCATCGTGGAGTCCGTGCGGCACCACGGCGCCGATGGGGTGCTTCGCCGGGCGCGTGCAATCCGCCTCCCCGCAGCCGCAGCGCCCGCCGATCGGCCACCAGACAGGAAAGACGGGCACGCCGCGGCCGGCGTACTCGAGCGCCGCGGCAAGCATCGTCGCCTGGGCGCCGCCTTGCCGTGGGACGCTCACCTCCCCGCCCCCTCGTGCCCCCGCGCTCTCGCGGCCGAGCGCGCGGCCGCGAGCCGCTCCACGTCTTCGAGCAGAAAGATCCGGTAACCGCGCGCCGTCCGGAACGCGTGGAGCAGCCCCGCCCGCTCGAGCTGCCGCACGCGCTCCGCGCTGACCTGCAGGAGCTGTCCCGCCTCGCCGGCTGTCACGGGTCTCATGTCACCCCCGAGGCTAGAGGAACCTTGACATTTGTCAACGATCCATGAAAGAATCGTTAACGCAATGGCCCGCCCTCAGGCGTTAACTCGCGCCGAGTTCCTCGTCCGGTTCCTGGTGACCGACCTCGACCGACTCAGATCCCGACAGCGGACCCGACTGCTCGAGGATCTCGGTAAGTTCTGCCGGAACCCGGCGGAGGCCCTATGGGGGGAAATGGAACCGGCCCCAACGTGGGGCGACGTCCCCGCGCTTCAGCACTCAGTGCGCTGGCTTCTCGAGGGTATTCTCCTGCCGCCCCGCCGCCCTTCGGGGCCGTCTGACCTCGATCTCCTCGCGGCGGGGAAGACTGAAACGCTTGAGCGCGTTGAGGGGGCCGACATCACGATCCGGAATATCGGCGTCATCGGCCAGAGCCGCAGCCGGCACGGCTTCGTCCTGGTGCGGTCAACCCCGCGGGACATCCTCCGGCTCCTCGCCCTGGGGGTTGTAACGCGCGGCGACCGGCTTCCGGCCGTGGCCCGGTGCGGCGATCCCCACTGCCCACGGAAGTGGTTCGTCGGGCGCGGTAAGAAACGCTTCTGCGATGACAGGTGCCGGGTCCGCGTTTTCGTCCGAAGAAAGCGTGCGGCTCAGGCCAAACGGAATGGCGGGCGGGCAGGGGGACACCGACGCCGGGAGCGACCCGGCGCCTAGCCCGCGAGCGGTGATCCGGCCTCAGCACCTTCGGGATTCATCCTCAACCTGCCGCGGCCTCGCAACGGCACTGCGTCCGGCGACACGACGAAAACCTGTGGCGTCTCGACATAGGCGAGGACATCGGTGGCAGCCACATCCTGCCACCCCACGCCCGGCTCGTGGCAGCGACCACCCCGACTGTGCCCGCGCTCGCGCCCGCGGCCACCCGTCCCCGGACGTCGCCAGCTCCGCGCCGGTCACGGAAAGGGCGAAAGGCCCCCGGTAATCTGTGCGGACCCGCGGCGGCGAGGGCCGCCGCCAGGCCACACGATGGAGCCCCGCGGCCCCTCTTGCGCACGATCCCCGGTGCGCGCATAGTTCCACCACCCTGCGGCGGAGCGGCCGGCCCCCGACATCTTGTGGGCGACGGGCCGGCGGGCACAAGGCGGCCAGGCCATCTCAGAACGGGGCGCGGCCCGGGCTCGGGGTGTAGGCTGGGAGCGGAGGCCAGATGTGCTGACGATCGTGAAGGTCGAGGTCAAAGGCAACACGGAGTGGCGGTGCTTCCGCGCCCGGGGCGGGAGTTGGGTGGCGGTCTGCGATCCGCTCGGGCTCACGATCCAGGGTGAGACCTGGGCCGCCATGACAGAGAGCATCGCCGAGACGCTCAACGCCATGCTCACCGATCTGATCGCCTCGAAGGAGCTGGAGCGCTTCCTCCGCGATCGGGGATGGCAGATCACGGGTCCGCTTCCTTCGCCGCCCGCCGACTTGTGGTTCGACGTGCCGTTCACCACCAGGACAGCGGACCGTGATTCCGAGGCAGCACTTCGTTAATAAGCTCCGCGAGTTGAATTACACCTACAAGACCAAGCAGAAGCGCACGGAGCTCTGGCGCAAGCGCGGCGGGACCCATTACATCTCGATGCCGTTGAGTGACCTCCTTGAGGAGGAGTGGGTCACCTCGACGCTCCGTCAGGCGGGCCAGACCCAGGACGACATCCGGTCCTTCATCGCCGCGGCGAGAGCGTAGCGCCGGGCCCGCCCCGAAGAAGTGCCCCGCCCTCCCCGCCCTCCCACCTGGCGCCATTGGCTCGGCTGGGGGTGAGCGTGACGTTAGCCGCTGGGTTCCTAGCGCTGGCCGCGAGGGCCGTAGCGCGCTACGCGCCCCACCGCCAGCGATCCACGAGCCGCCGCACGTCCCAGGCCGGCGCCGCGACCCTCGCGGTCCCGGCGACCTTGAAGCCGAGCCCCGTCAACCCTGGGCGTGGCCGGTTGGGACCACCACCGACGTTGACAGCCTCCAGGGTCGGGACGCCGAGCCGCCGGTAGGTTCCCGTTGCCGTGAACGTGTAGCCCCGCGCGGTGACTTTGCTACGTCTTTCCCACTTCTGCCGGCACAAACGGGCACTCTCGGGCACGGTCGGGCACGGAGAAAGCGACGGCGGACGGCCCGGAGCGTGTCCCGTGAACAGTCCGCCGTTGCGAGCGAAACGCCTTGTCTGGCGCCGTATTGTCATGGCGGGCTCGACGGGAATTGAACCCGCGACCTCTGGATTGACAGTCCAGTGTGCTAACCAGGCTGCACCACGAGCCCGAGGAGTGCTCGCCCTTTATACCACGCCGCCCCCGGAGTGTCCACGAGGCCGACACTCGGCGTTTCCCTGGCGAGGCCTTCGACGCGCCGACGGTCGTGGGTCGCGCGCCCAGATCCTCCTCAGGTAGGCGAGGATTCCGCGTGCCTGTGCCTCGGGCATGACGCCGAGAAAGAAGTCGCGGGCCCGCGCGAAGGCCTCGTCCTCGCGTTCGCCTCCGCCGAGAGTCTGGCAGAGGTCCATGAGCCTGACGAGGTGCTCGTGCCTGGCCCGACGCACGGCGACGTGGCCGCAACGCTCCTTCCGGCGCGCGCCTCGGCCCGGGCGCGGACGGCTGACGCTGGCCGCGACTCGCCTAGCCGGTGTAGCCTCGCCCGCGAAGGCAAGCGCGGTAGGCCTCCGCGTAGCGGGCGTCGTTCTGCTTGGTCGCGTTCAGCCCGTAGAGCGTGCCCGCCGTGCCCCCGACGATTCCTCCGATCGCGGCTCCCTTGCCTGCGCCCTTGCCGCCCTGGGCGACCGCTCCCCCTGCGGCGCCCACGCCGGCTCCCACCACCGCGCCGATGGCCGCGTCCTTGACCACCTCAACCGTCCGGTCGCCCCGGGACCTTGCGTACTGGTTGCACGCCTCCACGTCCGCCGCGGTAGGGACCGCGGCCACGTGGCGCGCCGTCCCGGTGCGCGGGGTCGACGGGGCGCCCGGTTCATCGGAGGGTCCCCAGCTCGCCACCACGAGCCCCGTCACGAGCGCCGTGCTCGCCACCAGCGCCAAGCCGAGCGCCGTGAGCTTCCACGGGTTCCACTTCTCGTCCGTCATTTCCGGATCCTCCTCGATGGTCGTGGTCGCATCGCTTCGCT
The Candidatus Rokuibacteriota bacterium genome window above contains:
- a CDS encoding MerR family DNA-binding transcriptional regulator, coding for MTAGEAGQLLQVSAERVRQLERAGLLHAFRTARGYRIFLLEDVERLAAARSAARARGHEGAGR
- a CDS encoding bifunctional DNA primase/polymerase; translated protein: MLAAALEYAGRGVPVFPVWWPIGGRCGCGEADCTRPAKHPIGAVVPHGLHDATTVAAIIRRWWTRHLSAGIATPTTWCTVLDVDPRHGGDLTLAELEQQCGALPVTPRVLSGGGGRHLFFAPVSGLRNSVGKIGPGVDVRAAGAYVLLPPSAHVSGATYRDDPDAPLFETTLASMPTWLLALAFAPASSSNGDGEPGEATDWADLLAGAPDGQRHAVAARIAGHFLGLGITAPEVEQILLGFAARCSPPFPAAEARQIVRDLAVKDAQRSASAEDSGDPAVGAPAWSLHDGADPWEFPAIAELIESLLPAKGIVWWGGLPKRFKSLLALYVCLAIACRRSAVAKKFLVRTFPKILYVSREDGGARLDGRRADILSAWTERPEPGAIVFVIRPHLDLANPEHITWLRNTCRSLGITMVVLDTWTALSPSADPLGAHDQARLVAVVVQLCEDIDGLVIVVDHSRKNRPDGQPLSSADIFGPPQKWQAAEHVVMLDVVEAGRRIEVFVEGKDMETRRFFLAVTPPGSGEEKFSFAGSVEDLADARRATGARNRDAVLAILRDAGAALATGEIVALLKAKDITLSADSVLRHVSALLKAGQASQAGKGKTARYSALPVSPQAPCASMDEANG